The following proteins are co-located in the Bdellovibrio sp. ArHS genome:
- a CDS encoding STAS/SEC14 domain-containing protein encodes MLKVIAENSQHKYIEILVDGDINKDSVTALLSLMQQRISEWGEVNILEDVRDIGKVELAAFWKDLRFGIKNMDKFPRAAIVTDIHWVKNISNFLDPIVSMDIEVFARKDLEQARNWLSGLEPVKLSSSPEDLPPSP; translated from the coding sequence ATGTTGAAAGTGATCGCAGAAAACTCCCAGCATAAATATATAGAAATCCTGGTTGACGGAGATATTAACAAAGACTCGGTGACAGCACTCTTAAGTTTGATGCAACAGCGGATTTCTGAATGGGGCGAAGTCAATATCCTGGAGGACGTACGCGATATCGGCAAGGTGGAACTGGCGGCGTTCTGGAAAGACCTTCGCTTCGGGATCAAGAATATGGACAAATTTCCTCGCGCCGCCATTGTCACGGACATTCACTGGGTGAAGAACATTTCCAACTTTTTAGATCCGATTGTTTCTATGGACATCGAAGTGTTCGCGCGAAAAGATCTGGAGCAGGCCCGCAACTGGTTATCCGGTCTTGAACCCGTGAAGCTCTCATCGTCACCTGAAGATTTGCCGCCGTCTCCTTAG